The following DNA comes from Geothrix edaphica.
CCGCTCAGGAGCTCTGCCTCTCCTGCCACGAGGCCGTCAGGGCGCGGCTCGGCCAGGCCCATGCCCACAGCGCCGCCAAGGACGACTGCCTCGCCTGCCACCAGCCCCACCCATCCTCGACCAGCTTCCTGCTCAAGGAGAAGCCGGCGGAGCTGTGCGCGACCTGCCACGACCTCGAGGCTCTGAAGGCGCCACACACGGGCATATCCCTGAAACCCTCAGGCTGCCTCTCCTGCCACGATCCCCATGGCTCGGCCGAGAAGGGCATGCTCCGGGACCGGCAGCACGCCCCCTTCTCCACCCGTGACTGCTCGAACTGCCACCAGGCCACCAAGGGCGGGAGTGCGCCCCTGGTCGAGCCGCCGCCAGCCCTCTGCCTGACCTGCCACGAGGCTCTCCCCGCCACCGACCATCCCCATGCCCCGGTGAAGGCCGGCAGCTGTCTCGACTGCCACGCCGCGCACGCCTCGAACACCAAGGGCCTGCTCCAGAAGCCGGTCCCGGGCCTCTGCTCCGACTGCCACGCGAACCCCGCCAAGGAAGGTGACTCCCTCCATCCACCCTTCGAGGGGGGAACCTGCGGCGACTGCCACAAGCCTCACAGCTCGAAGGAGCAGAACCTCCTGACGGCGCCCCCGAAGCAGCTCTGCCTGACCTGCCACGACGGTCTGCTCAAGGCCGCAGTCACCCACGCCCCCGCGAAAGCAGGCGACTGCCTGGCCTGCCACGGTGCCCACCTGGCCCCCAATGAGCATGTGCTGAAGGATACCCCCGAGAAGCTCTGCCAAGCTTGCCACCAGGACAAGGCGGCGACGCGGGTCCCCCATTTCCCCGTCAAAGAAGGCCGGTGCGGTGCCTGCCATGCCCCCCATGCCGCCGACCGGCCGGGCTTGCTGAGGAAGGGCGAATTCGAGCTCTGCGGGGCCTGCCACAGAACCATCGTGGAACGGACGGTACTGCACGCACCCGTGAAACAGGGTCAGTGCAGCGCCTGCCACCTGCCCCATGGCGGCCCCGATCCCCGGCTGCTGAAACAAGAGACGGAGAAGCTCTGCGCCAGCTGCCACGGCGAGCTCACCGGCAAAGGGCACGACCACCAGGCCCTAAAGAACAAGGCCTCCTGCCTCGCCTGCCACGACCCGCACGGTGGTAGCGTTCCCAAGCTGCTGACCCTGGCCCAGCCTGACCTCTGCTACCGGTGCCATGAGCGGAAGGACACCTTCCAGGTCGGACACGCCCCGGTGGAATCGGGTGCCTGCTCCACCTGCCACGGCCCACACTCAGAGAAGGGCCCGTCCCTGCTGCGGACCCCCACCGCATCGGAAACCTGCCTCACCTGCCATGAGCTGGGCGGCAAGGCCTTCACGGAAAAGCACAAGGGCGCCACGCTGGCCGGCGCAAACTGCGTCGGCTGCCACGAATCCCACGCCTCGATGCAGAAGGGCCTCATCCTTCCCAACATCCATCCCCCCTTCCTGGATGGCTGCGATTCCTGCCACACCACGCCGAACCAGCGCGGCGGCCTGGACCTGAGCGAACCGGTCCCGGGACTATGCCTCAACTGCCACGAGGGCGCCAAGCCCAAGGAAGGTCTGACCGCGCACAACCCCTTCCGGGAAGGCCAGTGCCTAGCCTGCCATGGGCCCCACGCCTCGCGGTCCGAAGCGCTCCTGAACCGGCCCCAGAGTGGGACCTGCCTCACCTGCCACCCGACCCCGGAAGTC
Coding sequences within:
- a CDS encoding cytochrome c3 family protein; the protein is MRLPSRILLLAAFLAGAGVSLHAQGPKPACAACHEPAARLSASPTAHKPLREGHCKWCHLEHGKANTNVLHASGGRDLCQICHPAFKPAVGERAAHQFAGKRECLACHAAHDSGRKGLLPKPAQELCLSCHEAVRARLGQAHAHSAAKDDCLACHQPHPSSTSFLLKEKPAELCATCHDLEALKAPHTGISLKPSGCLSCHDPHGSAEKGMLRDRQHAPFSTRDCSNCHQATKGGSAPLVEPPPALCLTCHEALPATDHPHAPVKAGSCLDCHAAHASNTKGLLQKPVPGLCSDCHANPAKEGDSLHPPFEGGTCGDCHKPHSSKEQNLLTAPPKQLCLTCHDGLLKAAVTHAPAKAGDCLACHGAHLAPNEHVLKDTPEKLCQACHQDKAATRVPHFPVKEGRCGACHAPHAADRPGLLRKGEFELCGACHRTIVERTVLHAPVKQGQCSACHLPHGGPDPRLLKQETEKLCASCHGELTGKGHDHQALKNKASCLACHDPHGGSVPKLLTLAQPDLCYRCHERKDTFQVGHAPVESGACSTCHGPHSEKGPSLLRTPTASETCLTCHELGGKAFTEKHKGATLAGANCVGCHESHASMQKGLILPNIHPPFLDGCDSCHTTPNQRGGLDLSEPVPGLCLNCHEGAKPKEGLTAHNPFREGQCLACHGPHASRSEALLNRPQSGTCLTCHPTPEVPKGGWGHKPVLENACRTCHAPHQSEEKALLSAKPAALCVTCHTSIEEKLKAKHPHAPAASGDCLSCHTAHTGKFDHGLVSPVEELCVGCHVEADLQPKHKGYAVGAKQCITCHDPHGSDSGGMLKGKGHPPVAEGACDTCHAGPTPDKPFGLNTPLPDLCFMCHDKVAAAAKMAFPHPPVVNGECMTCHAPHASQLPSLLAGNPKDLCLQCHDGLQKQAEQAASRHQPVMAGQCATCHTSHGGESKGFPKGDIQKTCLSCHKDKSGNHPQANHPTGGVTNPSTGKPLTCLSCHQPHFSNEPNLLYVGCTNCH